The Henckelia pumila isolate YLH828 unplaced genomic scaffold, ASM3356847v2 CTG_461:::fragment_3, whole genome shotgun sequence genome window below encodes:
- the LOC140871699 gene encoding uncharacterized protein, which translates to MATFLICNQNSHFYFPRQTNALPLSIISHVSSSSSSSRRASQFSLKLKRRISKASAQDLPTELIEDSKFVPLNAEDEKYGPPALLLLGFRMEESAEIKQLLKELDGEFLKIIFCTEDMINLSLWQAVNAEQSNLEASMVAASLPRICFLSGLSGEEMMMFIDAFPECGLELPVFAALVPNSADKPVAELIEEIMGDHQMLSARKMS; encoded by the exons ATGGCTACTTTTCTaatctgcaaccaaaattctcATTTCTACTTTCCCCGTCAAACTAATGCACTGCCATTATCTATAATCTCTcatgtttcttcttcttcttcttcttctagaAGGGCTTCTCAGTTCAGCCTCAAGCTTAAGCGTAGAATCTCAAAAGCATCTGCTCAAG ATCTTCCCACAGAGTTGATCGAGGATTCCAAGTTTGTTCCCTTAAATGCTGAGGATGAAAAATATGGTCCGCCT GCTTTATTGTTACTGGGGTTCCGGATGGAAGAGTCGGCAGAG ATAAAACAACTTCTGAAAGAGTTGGATGGCGAGTTTCTCAAA ATTATTTTTTGTACTGAAGACATGATTAATCTTTCGTTGTGGCAAGCTGTGAATGCTGAACAATCAAATCTGGAAGCATCTATG GTTGCAGCATCACTGCCACGGATTTGCTTCCTATCAGGTCTATCCGGGGAGGAGATGATGATGTTTATTGATGCCTTCCCTGAATGTG GTTTAGAGCTTCCAGTCTTTGCAGCTCTTGTTCCAAATAGTGCTGACAAGCCTGTCGCAGAACTAATCGAAGAGATCATGGGCGATCATCAAATGCTA TCTGCAAGGAAAATGAGCTAG
- the LOC140872149 gene encoding thioredoxin-like 3-2, chloroplastic isoform X1, with the protein MEKLAWVKTTHNSRIPSPYCSNRLIDSHRKPISINETHLKFGIDFQPIKVQGLALQSSSYDEGGSIAQPAAESLQLLTNLEPISSESQFDRVVAEAQQLEESVVVLWMASWCRKCIYLKPKLEKLAAEYYPSIRFYAIDVNNVPHKLVVRAGVTRMPTIQLWRDGKKQSEVIGGHKAYLVVNEIREMIENENSL; encoded by the exons ATGGAAAAATTGGCGTGGGTCAAAACAACCCACAATTCAAGAATTCCATCACCCTACTGTTCAAATCGCTTGATTGATTCTCATAGAAAACCCATTTCCATCAATGAAACGCATCTCAAGTTTGGGATTGACTTTCAACCGATTAAGGTTCAGGGATTAGCATTACAGAGTAGCAGTTATGACGAAGGAGGCTCGATTGCCCAGCCGGCTGCGGAAAGCTTGCAGCTTTTGACGAATCTGGAGCCCATTTCCAGTGAATCCCAGTTCGATAGAGTCGTTGCCGAGGCCCAACAGCTTGAAGAATCTGTCGTGGTTTTATG GATGGCAAGTTGGTGCCGGAAATGTATATATTTGAAACCAAAGCTGGAAAAATTAGCAGCTGAATATTATCCAAG TATACGATTTTATGCAATTGATGTCAATAATGTTCCCCATAAGCTTGTTGTTCGCGCTGGAGTTACT AGAATGCCCACAATCCAG CTTTGGAGGGACGGGAAGAAACAGTCGGAGGTGATCGGAGGCCACAAAGCATATTTAGTAGTGAATGAGATTAGAGAAATGATAGAAAATGAAAATAGCTTGTAA
- the LOC140872149 gene encoding uncharacterized protein isoform X2 produces the protein MEKLAWVKTTHNSRIPSPYCSNRLIDSHRKPISINETHLKFGIDFQPIKVQGLALQSSSYDEGGSIAQPAAESLQLLTNLEPISSESQFDRVVAEAQQLEESVVVLWMASWCRKCIYLKPKLEKLAAEYYPSIRFYAIDVNNVPHKLVVRAGVTVYRLHFLYIKQYLPSLFRA, from the exons ATGGAAAAATTGGCGTGGGTCAAAACAACCCACAATTCAAGAATTCCATCACCCTACTGTTCAAATCGCTTGATTGATTCTCATAGAAAACCCATTTCCATCAATGAAACGCATCTCAAGTTTGGGATTGACTTTCAACCGATTAAGGTTCAGGGATTAGCATTACAGAGTAGCAGTTATGACGAAGGAGGCTCGATTGCCCAGCCGGCTGCGGAAAGCTTGCAGCTTTTGACGAATCTGGAGCCCATTTCCAGTGAATCCCAGTTCGATAGAGTCGTTGCCGAGGCCCAACAGCTTGAAGAATCTGTCGTGGTTTTATG GATGGCAAGTTGGTGCCGGAAATGTATATATTTGAAACCAAAGCTGGAAAAATTAGCAGCTGAATATTATCCAAG TATACGATTTTATGCAATTGATGTCAATAATGTTCCCCATAAGCTTGTTGTTCGCGCTGGAGTTACT GTATATCGCCTGCACTTCTTATATATAAAACAATATTTACCATCATTATTCCGAGCTTGA